The sequence GTCTCGGGCCGCTGGCGGCGCCAAGCCAGTACCGGATGACGCTGACGCCGGGCACATCCCCCGCGACCGTGCAGGCCGCCCTGGCGAAGCGACTCGGCGACGGGGTCGAGATCTCCACCCAGAGCTCCAGCATCACCGGCCGGACGGTCATCGAGTCGGTGACGACGACGATCATTCTGATGCTCGCGCTGGTCGCGCTGACCAACATGCTGTACTCGCTGATCGCGTCGAACCGGGAGAACGCCCGGGATATCGCGGTCACCGGCGCGCTCGGGCTCACGCCACGACAGATCGTCGGCCAGGGCGCGGTCGCGGCCCTGGGGCTCGCGGCGCTCGCGTTGGTCGTCGGCATCCCGGTGGGGTTGCTGGTCTTCAGGCTCCAGGTCGACGCCGTGTCCGACAGCATCGGCCTTGGCCCCGGAATAGGGCAGCTGCCGTCCGCGTGGTTCCTGGTCGGCATCTGCCTGGCGACGCTGGCCCTCGCCTGCGCCACCGGCGCCGCCGCCGCGCGCGGCCTGGTCCGCCGTCCGGTCAGCGACCTGCTCCGCTGGGAGTAGCCGGTCAACAGGCGCGTCCGATGGTCCCCGGTCAATGGGGAGCCATCGGACGCGCCTGCCAGGCCCGGGTGCCGCGGTGAATCGCTAGCTGCTACTGCTGCTGATCGAGCCAATGATGATGACGAAAACAACGATGTAAAGAATCCAGAACGCGACTGCGGAAACGGCCGACACGATGCACCAGGTCCGCGCCCGCTTGGAGCAGTCAAGCGCACCCTGGATGTCGCCCAGCTGCTGCTTGGGCTGCACGCGGGTGGCGTTCACGATCGCCACGATGCCGGCCGGAAGGCAACAGAGCAGGGTGACGACGATCGACTGCCACAGGTAGTTCGGGATCGGCGCGCCACCAGGCGGCGGCGTCCCGAAGCCTCCAGGGGCCGGGTAGCCCGGCGGAGGCGTGCCATAGGCCGGCTGGCCATAGCCGGGCTGCTGGCCGTAACCAGGCTGCTGGCCATAGGGCTGCTGACCATAACCCGGCTGCTGGCCGTAACCGGGCTGCTGGCCATAAGGGTCGCCTGGGTTGCCGTAGGGCGGAGGAGTCGTCACGGTCGCGGGCCGCGCCTTTCGGTGAATTCCTGATCGCTCCCGTTACGGGAGCGCCGTCGGTTTCGGTACCGATCGAGATCGTGAAGCAGTCGGAGGGTCGGCGCCGAGGCGCGTCCGACAGGTCAGCCGAAGTTACGAGATACCGGGCTAGGCGCGCACACCGGGTGCCCAAGCCCGCGCGTCCACCGCACCGGACGACCAGCCAGCGACAGCCGCCTCGACAACCCGGGCCGCACGGGTCAGGCGTTGTAGGAGCT is a genomic window of Pseudofrankia inefficax containing:
- a CDS encoding CD225/dispanin family protein; the protein is MTTPPPYGNPGDPYGQQPGYGQQPGYGQQPYGQQPGYGQQPGYGQPAYGTPPPGYPAPGGFGTPPPGGAPIPNYLWQSIVVTLLCCLPAGIVAIVNATRVQPKQQLGDIQGALDCSKRARTWCIVSAVSAVAFWILYIVVFVIIIGSISSSSS